The following nucleotide sequence is from Acinonyx jubatus isolate Ajub_Pintada_27869175 chromosome E3, VMU_Ajub_asm_v1.0, whole genome shotgun sequence.
cgTGGGGGGAGGTCCGGAGGGTCCCACAGAGGCCAGCTTTGGGGTCAAGGGCAGACCTGGCAGGGCAGTGCTTGACTGAGGAGTGAGCACAGGGCTGAGGCCTGGCAGCAGTGAGCTGGGGTTCACGCGGTCTGCATCCCTCTGACTTTGGGGTGCTTGGGCCTCCCCTGGGCAGGCAGCCCCCAGGGCCCACCTGCAGCACATGGGGGTTCAGATTGGTGAACGTGTCGATGTCCATGGAGACGTTCGCCTGGACCAGATGCCGCAGCTCCTCCACAGGGGCACCTCCTGGGGGCCGGGCagtggtgaggggagaggggcggcgGGCTTCTGGGGACGGGCTGCTGCACACAGGGCAGGGTCTCACCAAGGTAAGGACGCATGAAGCGGTAATACGCAGCCGTGGTCCTGGTGCTGCCGAAGGCCTCGCGGGCCTTGGCGTAGAGCACGTCTTTCCGGCTCTGAGGGCAGGAGGAGATATCCAGGGCCCCAGccagcctgggggaggaggaggctgctgGGCAGGCTGGGAGCCCCTGACGCTCCTGGCCGCTCCCCTCCACAGCTTTCCTCTCGCCCTCTGTACTGTGCCTAATAGCGTCCCTCCCCAAACTCGCACCTGCCCCAGCCTCAGAAGGTGGTCTTGTTTGAAAACGGAGTCGTGGTCGCTATCTGTAGGTCTATTCTAACATGACCCCACGCTGAATTAGTGTGGCCCAAGGTCTAACAACTGGATGCAAGAAGGAGATCTGTACGCAGACCGAGTGCGAGGCCGCGTGACCACGGAGGCCGAGGCCGGGGCGAGGTGTCTGCCAGCCCGGGAAGGCCAAGGGGTTCGGGCAGCCCCAGAAGCAGGAACGTCCCCTGCAGGCCTCAGAGGCAGCTGGTCCTGTGAcgccttgatctcagacttccggTCTCCAGACAGCGAGAGGTCTCAAACGGCTGGGTTAATGGCACTCTGTTGTGCAGCCGTAGAAAACTAACAGCCTTAGGTGGCCTGGCCGAGCCCCACCCTCCTTGGCTGAGGGGCGGTGAGGGGGCGGTCACTGGGGCTGCTCACCGGAACTCCGAGGGCCTGATGGCCTGGATCTGCCTGGCACTCATCCAGCAGAGGCGGGAGCCCCCGATGGCCACGAGCAGGGCGCCGGTGAGGGTGCCGTTGTGGTCCAGGTACTTCTGTAGCACAGCCTGTAGGCGAGGCCGGGTCAGCGGGGCCGGGGtcggcgccccccacccccacgccccccgCACCGCCCTCACCTCAGTCTGGTTCTCCAGGGCCACATCTGAGGCCAGCAGGGCCACGACGGTGTCTCTGGACGTGACGTTCCACTGGCCGATCTCGGAGCGGGAGTAGAGGTAGACCAGCGAGGCGATGAGCGGCAGCTGCTCCTCGGGGACCCCGCGCGGgtagacctggggtgggggggggggtcaggccaCACCGCCCGGCGCCCGCCCACCTCTTCCCACAGCTGGTCCACGGCGCACCCGAGCCAGCTTGGCCTTGACGACGCGCTGGCACTCGGCCGGCAGCGGGTGCTGCAGCAGGGGGTCCAGGTTGGCTTTGAGCACGCGGCTCCCCAGGCAGGACTCAAGCTGCACGCAGTCATAGTGCACCAGAAAGAGGTCGTCGCGCAGCGTGGCCGCCGTGATGTCCCCGCGGAGGCAGGGTCTCCCTGTGgctgggggtgggttgggggttTTGAGCTGACCTGTGCTGACCTGGGGCCCCACCCACCTCACTCCTGAATTTGGCCTGCCCTTGACTCCCTCCCCAAGCTTGACCTCTAGCCAAGAAAACTGTGTCCAGACCAGATTGAGTTTGACCTCGACTCCCAACCCAGGCCCGACCTTACAGTTCAGCTCCACTGGGCTCTAACGAATCCcgatgccccccccccgcccccccccccccccccgcacctctcGGCTGGATGCAGACCCCTAGGCCACGCCCAGGCCAGCATGCCACATGTTGGGTGAGCCCGCCCTAGGGTTAGGAGCCCaaagcagaggagacagagcatcccCGGGCCACAGTGGCCACACTGACCTGTGCCCCGCTTGGGCCGAGAGGACACCGACTCAGCCTTGGCCTTCAGAAAGTCAGTGACGAAGCGCCTGGCGTCCTGCTGGCTAAGCCGCCCAGCCCGGTATGTGGCCACCGTGCTGCCGAAGAAGTCCAGGCCCACAGCCTGGCAGAGCGGGCATACAGACTCCATACCCTGGTGAGGGGCTGGCAGGGGCCCCTGGTTCCTCCTCCCGCCCCACGGATGGAaaccctggggcagggagggactgGGGACACCAGTCCCCAGCTGAGTGGCTGCTGGAAGGCCGGCCGGACACCCCTCCCCTTGTCCACAGCCAGCTGGACAGCCCCCCACTCCAGAGCACCCTACCTGCTGCACCTGCATCCACAGGCTGGAGCTGATGTAGGTGGCCAGGGGTCCCAGAGCCCGCAGCCCCTCTAGGTTCCAGGAACCCGGAGGCCTGGCATGTGGGAAAGGGGGGCACTGTGTCAGGGTCGGGAGCACAGCCCCggggcctggaggctgcctgcCCCTCTCCGAGCACCCACTTTCTGGGGCCTGCCCTGCGGGGGACACCCTGCTCGGGAGAGACTCTCCCACTccgggtgtgggggcaggggaccgTGGGGTTCGGAGGGTGGGGACAGCACCCCTAAGCTGGTGTGTCCCAGGCTGCGGGGTCAGTGGTGCTGTGAGCTGGGGCGAGAGGTCGAAGGTCGGCAGAGCGGTACACACTGGCGGTCTCCTCCGGAGGGGGAGGCCTGGGCAGAGAGTTCCGGCCCTGCCTACCCAAGCGTGGTCTCCCCACTGGCCAGCAGCGTGTTGAGGGCGGCTTGCTG
It contains:
- the LOC106977343 gene encoding mesothelin-like protein isoform X3, giving the protein MSSCLANLAALHGLQDDFELHPPDLLLFYNLTQVREADCRAFTHRAAQGDTELLANLPDQRAALQRVALACLGGPRLRLSASDLLLLGVLVCDMDASSIMAADPRVLQNLQRCHRLTAPQQAALNTLLASGETTLGPPGSWNLEGLRALGPLATYISSSLWMQVQQVGCSGVGGCPAGCGQGEGCPAGLPAATQLGTGVPSPSLPQGFHPWGGRRNQGPLPAPHQGMESVCPLCQAVGLDFFGSTVATYRAGRLSQQDARRFVTDFLKAKAESVSSRPKRGTATGRPCLRGDITAATLRDDLFLVHYDCVQLESCLGSRVLKANLDPLLQHPLPAECQRVVKAKLARVYPRGVPEEQLPLIASLVYLYSRSEIGQWNVTSRDTVVALLASDVALENQTEAVLQKYLDHNGTLTGALLVAIGGSRLCWMSARQIQAIRPSEFRSPSPEARRPSPLTTARPPGGAPVEELRHLVQANVSMDIDTFTNLNPHVLQSLSVGNVTTLLGQNVGDLQKARSHPTISSWLRSLNRSALGELGLDTDPAGLSGPGRSTTVTPNTAPRGPYPAPTSGLPRHSAPASGSPPAHLGYLPLSVALPSGLLWLLYWGTPGLSQDCSWDTRTMASEDGAAPAPRAGKRGLVAGVHHVRHSRGPQGWSPPTSSSQDRELE
- the LOC106977343 gene encoding mesothelin-like protein isoform X6, translated to MAHSVPGAQVSPGLALLMWLTAHCSCPQAQGFSQGGLDASRADLWASANASLLHSFWCQPASQLPRDQLSALIRAMATRRVLLRAWQLSCLANLAALHGLQDDFELHPPDLLLFYNLTQVREADCRAFTHRAAQGDTELLANLPDQRAALQRVALACLGGPRLRLSASDLLLLGVLVCDMDASSIMAADPRVLQNLQRCHRLTAPQQAALNTLLASGETTLGPPGSWNLEGLRALGPLATYISSSLWMQVQQVGCSGVGGCPAGCGQGEGCPAGLPAATQLGTGVPSPSLPQGFHPWGGRRNQGPLPAPHQGMESVCPLCQAVGLDFFGSTVATYRAGRLSQQDARRFVTDFLKAKAESVSSRPKRGTATGRPCLRGDITAATLRDDLFLVHYDCVQLESCLGSRVLKANLDPLLQHPLPAECQRVVKAKLARVYPRGVPEEQLPLIASLVYLYSRSEIGQWNVTSRDTVVALLASDVALENQTEAVLQKYLDHNGTLTGALLVAIGGSRLCWMSARQIQAIRPSEFRAGKTCSTPRPARPSAAPGPRLRITASCVLTLVRPCPVCSSPSPEARRPSPLTTARPPGGAPVEELRHLVQANVSMDIDTFTNLNPHVLQSLSVGNVTTLLGQNVGDLQKARSHPTISSWLRSLNRSALGELGLDTDPAGLSGPGRSTTVTPNTAPRGPYPAPTSGLPRHSAPASGSPPAHLGYLPLSVALPSGLLWLLYWGTPGLSQDCSWDTRTMASEDGAAPAPRAGKRGLVAGVHHVRHSRGPQGWSPPTSSSQDRELE
- the LOC106977343 gene encoding mesothelin-like protein isoform X1 codes for the protein MSSCLANLAALHGLQDDFELHPPDLLLFYNLTQVREADCRAFTHRAAQGDTELLANLPDQRAALQRVALACLGGPRLRLSASDLLLLGVLVCDMDASSIMAADPRVLQNLQRCHRLTAPQQAALNTLLASGETTLGPPGSWNLEGLRALGPLATYISSSLWMQVQQVGCSGVGGCPAGCGQGEGCPAGLPAATQLGTGVPSPSLPQGFHPWGGRRNQGPLPAPHQGMESVCPLCQAVGLDFFGSTVATYRAGRLSQQDARRFVTDFLKAKAESVSSRPKRGTATGRPCLRGDITAATLRDDLFLVHYDCVQLESCLGSRVLKANLDPLLQHPLPAECQRVVKAKLARVYPRGVPEEQLPLIASLVYLYSRSEIGQWNVTSRDTVVALLASDVALENQTEAVLQKYLDHNGTLTGALLVAIGGSRLCWMSARQIQAIRPSEFRAGKTCSTPRPARPSAAPGPRLRITASCVLTLVRPCPVCSSPSPEARRPSPLTTARPPGGAPVEELRHLVQANVSMDIDTFTNLNPHVLQSLSVGNVTTLLGQNVGDLQKARSHPTISSWLRSLNRSALGELGLDTDPAGLSGPGRSTTVTPNTAPRGPYPAPTSGLPRHSAPASGSPPAHLGYLPLSVALPSGLLWLLYWGTPGLSQDCSWDTRTMASEDGAAPAPRAGKRGLVAGVHHVRHSRGPQGWSPPTSSSQDRELE
- the LOC106977343 gene encoding mesothelin-like protein isoform X2; the protein is MSSCLANLAALHGLQDDFELHPPDLLLFYNLTQVREADCRAFTHRAAQGDTELLANLPDQRAALQRVALACLGGPRLRLSASDLLLLGVLVCDMDASSIMAADPRVLQNLQRCHRLTAPQQAALNTLLASGETTLGPPGSWNLEGLRALGPLATYISSSLWMQVQQVGCSGVGGCPAGCGQGEGCPAGLPAATQLGTGVPSPSLPQGFHPWGGRRNQGPLPAPHQGMESVCPLCQAVGLDFFGSTVATYRAGRLSQQDARRFVTDFLKAKAESVSSRPKRGTATGRPCLRGDITAATLRDDLFLVHYDCVQLESCLGSRVLKANLDPLLQHPLPAECQRVVKAKLARVYPRGVPEEQLPLIASLVYLYSRSEIGQWNVTSRDTVVALLASDVALENQTEAVLQKYLDHNGTLTGALLVAIGGSRLCWMSARQIQAIRPSEFRLAGALDISSCPQSRKDVLYAKAREAFGSTRTTAAYYRFMRPYLGGAPVEELRHLVQANVSMDIDTFTNLNPHVLQSLSVGNVTTLLGQNVGDLQKARSHPTISSWLRSLNRSALGELGLDTDPAGLSGPGRSTTVTPNTAPRGPYPAPTSGLPRHSAPASGSPPAHLGYLPLSVALPSGLLWLLYWGTPGLSQDCSWDTRTMASEDGAAPAPRAGKRGLVAGVHHVRHSRGPQGWSPPTSSSQDRELE
- the LOC106977343 gene encoding mesothelin-like protein isoform X5; amino-acid sequence: MSSCLANLAALHGLQDDFELHPPDLLLFYNLTQVREADCRAFTHRAAQGDTELLANLPDQRAALQRVALACLGGPRLRLSASDLLLLGVLVCDMDASSIMAADPRVLQNLQRCHRLTAPQQAALNTLLASGETTLGPPGSWNLEGLRALGPLATYISSSLWMQVQQAVGLDFFGSTVATYRAGRLSQQDARRFVTDFLKAKAESVSSRPKRGTATGRPCLRGDITAATLRDDLFLVHYDCVQLESCLGSRVLKANLDPLLQHPLPAECQRVVKAKLARVYPRGVPEEQLPLIASLVYLYSRSEIGQWNVTSRDTVVALLASDVALENQTEAVLQKYLDHNGTLTGALLVAIGGSRLCWMSARQIQAIRPSEFRAGKTCSTPRPARPSAAPGPRLRITASCVLTLVRPCPVCSSPSPEARRPSPLTTARPPGGAPVEELRHLVQANVSMDIDTFTNLNPHVLQSLSVGNVTTLLGQNVGDLQKARSHPTISSWLRSLNRSALGELGLDTDPAGLSGPGRSTTVTPNTAPRGPYPAPTSGLPRHSAPASGSPPAHLGYLPLSVALPSGLLWLLYWGTPGLSQDCSWDTRTMASEDGAAPAPRAGKRGLVAGVHHVRHSRGPQGWSPPTSSSQDRELE
- the LOC106977343 gene encoding mesothelin-like protein isoform X7, with the protein product MSSCLANLAALHGLQDDFELHPPDLLLFYNLTQVREADCRAFTHRAAQGDTELLANLPDQRAALQRVALACLGGPRLRLSASDLLLLGVLVCDMDASSIMAADPRVLQNLQRCHRLTAPQQAALNTLLASGETTLGPPGSWNLEGLRALGPLATYISSSLWMQVQQAVGLDFFGSTVATYRAGRLSQQDARRFVTDFLKAKAESVSSRPKRGTATGRPCLRGDITAATLRDDLFLVHYDCVQLESCLGSRVLKANLDPLLQHPLPAECQRVVKAKLARVYPRGVPEEQLPLIASLVYLYSRSEIGQWNVTSRDTVVALLASDVALENQTEAVLQKYLDHNGTLTGALLVAIGGSRLCWMSARQIQAIRPSEFRLAGALDISSCPQSRKDVLYAKAREAFGSTRTTAAYYRFMRPYLGGAPVEELRHLVQANVSMDIDTFTNLNPHVLQSLSVGNVTTLLGQNVGDLQKARSHPTISSWLRSLNRSALGELGLDTDPAGLSGPGRSTTVTPNTAPRGPYPAPTSGLPRHSAPASGSPPAHLGYLPLSVALPSGLLWLLYWGTPGLSQDCSWDTRTMASEDGAAPAPRAGKRGLVAGVHHVRHSRGPQGWSPPTSSSQDRELE
- the LOC106977343 gene encoding mesothelin-like protein isoform X4, with the protein product MSSCLANLAALHGLQDDFELHPPDLLLFYNLTQVREADCRAFTHRAAQGDTELLANLPDQRAALQRVALACLGGPRLRLSASDLLLLGVLVCDMDASSIMAADPRVLQNLQRCHRLTAPQQAALNTLLASGETTLGPPGSWNLEGLRALGPLATYISSSLWMQVQQVGCSGVGGCPAGCGQGEGCPAGLPAATQLGTGVPSPSLPQGFHPWGGRRNQGPLPAPHQGMESVCPLCQAVGLDFFGSTVATYRAGRLSQQDARRFVTDFLKAKAESVSSRPKRGTATGRPCLRGDITAATLRDDLFLVHYDCVQLESCLGSRVLKANLDPLLQHPLPAECQRVVKAKLARVYPRGVPEEQLPLIASLVYLYSRSEIGQWNVTSRDTVVALLASDVALENQTEAVLQKYLDHNGTLTGALLVAIGGSRLCWMSARQIQAIRPSEFRPSPEARRPSPLTTARPPGGAPVEELRHLVQANVSMDIDTFTNLNPHVLQSLSVGNVTTLLGQNVGDLQKARSHPTISSWLRSLNRSALGELGLDTDPAGLSGPGRSTTVTPNTAPRGPYPAPTSGLPRHSAPASGSPPAHLGYLPLSVALPSGLLWLLYWGTPGLSQDCSWDTRTMASEDGAAPAPRAGKRGLVAGVHHVRHSRGPQGWSPPTSSSQDRELE